One Artemia franciscana chromosome 7, ASM3288406v1, whole genome shotgun sequence DNA segment encodes these proteins:
- the LOC136029609 gene encoding uncharacterized protein LOC136029609, whose product MGKVSSKFLLLDSNGDPVTADIINDYFASTCKAHPPLQNTPANSAVSEIPVIEIHQTRLKLENLDTNKSVYPGDIPTKLSVKCAPYLSVPRTAIFNQCFVDGIFPVCFKRAIMSPTPKNKTPKVPSDLRPISKTSIFSKIFESFIYYFLFDDIQDKINPSQFGLRPNHSTTHCLCSILDTVFKHLELSISYVEAVFADISKAFDNLDHQTVTDNARALGVRDFVLCMVASFLSDRDQFVVLPNGDSSGFT is encoded by the coding sequence ATGGGAAAGGTCTCTTCTAAGTTTCTCTTGCTGGATAGTAATGGCGACCCTGTGACTGCGGACatcataaatgattattttgcttCAACTTGTAAAGCTCACCCGCCACTCCAAAATACACCGGCGAACAGTGCAGTGAGTGAAATTCCTGTGATTGAAATACATCAGACTCGGCTTAAACTCGAAAATCTTGATACAAATAAGTCAGTATACCCAGGTGATATCCCTACCAAATTGAGTGTGAAATGTGCCCCTTATTTAAGTGTACCTCGAactgcaatttttaaccaatgttttgtAGATGGTATTTTTCCAGTGTGTTTTAAGCGAGCTATTATGTCACCTACACCGAAAAACAAGACCCCAAAAGTTCCCTCCGACTTAAGACCAATatcaaaaacctctattttctctaaaatttttgaaagttttatttactatttccTCTTTGAcgatattcaagataaaattaatcCAAGTCAGTTTGGCTTAAGGCCGAATCATAGCACCACCCATTGTTTATGTTctatacttgacactgttttcaaacatcttgagttaAGTATTTCCTACgttgaggctgtttttgctgatattagcaaagcctttgacaacttggatcatcagacagttactgataatgcaagggctttaggtgtcagagattttgttttatgtatGGTAGCTAGTTTTTTGTCTGATCGTGACCAATTTGTAGTCCTCCCTAACGGAGATTCATCAGGTTTTACCTAG